In Thunnus thynnus chromosome 4, fThuThy2.1, whole genome shotgun sequence, the DNA window GCCTGTCCCAAGCTGgaacacatgaacactgagCTGAGGGAAAGACTTGGAGAGATTCAGCGTTCCCTCCGAAACACCCTTAACCCTTCAgaggtgacctttgacccagaGACAGCCCATCCCAACCTCATCCTCTCACAGGACTTGAAGACAGTGACTTTCAGCACTACCAAACAGCCATATCCATCCTGTCCTCAGAGGTTCACCAGCTTCTTCCAGGTCCTCAGCACACAGAGCTTCTATGAAGGCGATCACTGCTGGGAGGTGGAGCTTGACGGCTCTCCGTGGATCATCGGCGTGTGCTACAGTGGAAAGCTAGCGCGTGTCGGTCTGCCATCTGCTCTGGAAAGCAGCCGGAGCTCCTGGTGCCTGATGTGGTTCGAAAATCGTCTGACAGCCTTTGAGCAGGGTCATGATGTGCCGCTTAGGAGGACCACAGTATCACGCAGGCTAGAAATCAAGCTGAGCTTCAAGACCCACCGGCTGAGCTTCTACAATGTCAGCCCCAACAGTGGGAAGACTCATGTGTACACGTTTAAGGCTAACCTGACTGAACCAGTGCACGTGGCCTACAGGATGATGTCAGGGCACCCTAAAGCACGTGTCACTATCTATTCATAATTATAACTACATTTCTACTATCTATATTTACTTCTTAGGAAATGTGCTATTTAGAAAGAGCAAAGTAATAATAAGCACTCTGATTTCCTCATTCCTCTGGAAACTTGTTCCAAAGAGTTCCTAGTACTTTGGGAGCTTTGTGTGATAATGCAGGACTGCTTCTCAAGTTTACACAggcataaaaaatataaatgtgaatgaATTACTTACTGCATTAATTATAGTGCTCAAAGTGATGTGTCCAGAGATATCATTcttatgaaatgttttatgcACTCCTAATGTAAAGGTttggacaaagaaaaacaaacattcatgaaTCTTGTGTTCTATGATGTTTTCTACTTCTATCTGACAAATAAACAGTAGTATCTCAAGcttcatactgtattttcattcaTAATCATTCATTATCAACATATTTATCGTGGTGGAGAGtaactaagtgcatttactcaagtattgtacttaagtaaaattttgaggtacttgtactttacttgagtatttacattttatgctactttatacttcaactccactacatttcagtgggaaatattgtactttctactccactacatttatctgacagctttagttacttttcagataaagatttgacacaatggaaaatataacacattgttaaagatgaaatcaatggtttccaacctttttggcttttgacatcttacaaaaagcagtgtgtagttaggatcatatttcagatgtctgatTTGTTAACAgatccaccaaatagtgatttttccctctaaacttctcacatgatttcatttcaataaatgttcaaatgatccaatatttcaccaaaaatcaaaggttaaagtccaaaaactgagaacacatttgtgtatcagaacttagttttttcttctttcctctcccagtaatcatctcacaaccccacTGATTAATCTGGTGACCCTCTAGAGGgccccaacccctaggttggaaaccactagactaaactagctccacctccatcaactacaacagtaacatgctgtttacacactgatgcttcatagatagatagatatatacactaattaaataaataaattaacttaaatattaaaaaaaaatagaaaagactagaataaatagaaaatatagaataaatagaaagaGTAGAATAGTCAAGTGGATGTTGCTATGGTAGTAAGGTATATGATTGTCCATGGATGTAAGAATTGAGAGCACTAAATACTGATGCCTAAATAATCTACACAAAGTATATACATATGATAAGAGCAGCATATACAGACGACACCCAaagattattaaaatatgaatctgaAATACAACAGATGTGATGGACAATGTCAGAGTAGTCCCCTCTCCCGACACAGAGGAGTCATTGTACAGAATGATGGCATTAACAATCTAATGATGTcacatatattaatatatcagtcagagggaaactgatttgatttgatttattgaacaagacagtgtgcagtattaagcataaatgatgcactgcaccggagttagcttgaagctaatttgcatctgtagttcattataatcaaaacatacaacagcacaacaacaaacagtacaaagcaaaaaacaaacaaacaaacaacaacaaaaaaacaacaaacaaatgaaatgagtacttttactttaatactctaagtacattttgctgctaatacttatatacttttttCATACCTGACTTATACCTGTATGggagtatttgtacatttgttgtattggtacttttacttaagaagtaaaacatctgaatacttcttccaccactgcatatTAATAACATGGGAAACGTCActcagaaggaaaaaaacaaaaaaaacaaacacgtCACACTGTCATCTCGCGAGATGTGTTCCGCTTGTTTGGTGAGATGTCAGCTGACCACTGGGGAAATTTCTTAACGAAACAGTCCAGCTGCAGTACAGCAATGTCCCGAATTAGTGACCGATTTATTGGTCGACTTCAGTGTGTATGACAGCGTGTGAAAGCATGCGCtgaatttgtatttattctaaaatattttacagCAATTGTGCCCGTGAATCCGAGTCCTCTGAATAGGTAAGacgttaatttttttttaccagttgaAGTTGTCTTTGCGTTAGGTCGGCGTCATTGCACTTGCACTAGTATCACGTTTGTTTTGATGCTAACGTAAGGAAGTCGGATTTTAAGCTGTGGTACCTAATCTTAATTGGCCCTATTTACCACtagcattatcattattacCGTGTTTGTTTCTAAGGAAAGCTCAGAGaatgtaattttaatataaCCCATCTTTCGACGTCAGCTAGCCAGCTATAGCTTAAGTAGCAGTGTCAGCTAGCAGTTATCTAAACTGCCCTTAACCGAAACCGTATTCTGGTAAACCATATAAAGGAAGTCTAGACTAGGCTACTTTATAATTAACTAGGTGCCCATAAACATTTTAAGCTAACTCCAGCAAGAAAGCTTTTAAAACTGACCTCTTGTCATTGTTGTTTACTCTAATCAAGTTGTGTACCGAGTCTACTGTTGAGTAGGCGTAAGTAAATGTTAACAGGATTAGAGTAGTGTTACATTTATTAGCATTTAAACTTACCTCCACACATGGCTTATACAGTAACCAATCTCGTTACGTAATGTTTATCTTGAAGTGGAGAAAGCAGTGTGGCTGGTACAATAAAACCACAGGTGTACACGTTTTTATAGTCTTAAATCTCTGTTGCTGAAGTGGCAGTATTTTGAGTTCCTCAAGTGTTTAGTTGTGCTCATATGGATTATGTGTTGGATCTAGCATACCATCACCTATAATAGGCTCTCATAAAGGATTCAGTAACTTTCTGCATAACCAAAGGGAGTACTTCCCTTCATAAAGCATACTTCACAACCTGTAAAGTTTAAGAACGAGAAGTAAAATGTCTGCCTCAGCTATTGTGAGGAATCAGTTTCAGTTAATATCTgacattaaatcacattttcccCTCAGGTCCTGACACCATGCTAGCCACAGTGACTGCTGTGGTTAGGTTTGCTCAATACAATGGCAGCATTTCACCTACACCACTGGAGAACACATCAGCATTCCCAACTTGGCAAACTGATACTGAAGCCAATGTCACCAAGCCTCACAAATGTCTACAAGTTCTGTATGATGACATTGGAAACTCCAGGTAATCAGTAGCATAGTATAGATTGTTGAAACCCACAAAGGAGGCAGTTTTATAACAGTGTAACAGTGCTATAAATGGAAAACAGGAGTGCTAATCGTGCAAAGTAAATCTGTATGGATTACACAAAAATATCTGcagtagggctgggcaatatatatCGATACTATATCAATATTGTGAcatgagactagatatcgtccTAGATTTTGGATAAGGTGATATTGTGGTATGACATAAGTGTTTATAAGTGATTATACCCTTCacatccatctctctgtcttaGGGTGCGGTACTGGGATATTCTACTGCTAGTGCCTAATGTGGCCTTCTTTGTATTCCTGATGTGGAAGCTGCCTTCAGCCAGGGCAAAGATTCGACTCACCTCTAGTCCCATCTTCATCACTTTTTACCTGCTGGTAGGACACAAACTACAGACATTATAATATTTAAGCATTTAACAGAAATGTTTCATATAATAATTTAAGAATAATCATGCATTGATCCTAATCAGTCTCTGATCTGGCAGAAGAAAACCTCGAGGCTGTAGAGATTTCACTGCAGTATTGATCATTGAAAGGCTGTGGGAGTAATGCACCTATTAATGCCTTTCACTTCAATTTTTATCtaagaacaaagacaaacaatcTTGTCAGATGActtactgatattttttttggtTCTTGTTTACTGTTCTGCTTTATAATCTGTTCCgtctctgcagcagctgcttaCTCTTTTGTTTCCAAAATTTACTGCATCTGTCTATTTTGGTTACCATTCCAGTGGTGGTAACCTAACAACAAACAGTGACTTTAATACCCATTAACTCTGCTTGAAGGAGAGTCCCGTGATGCCTTGCAAGGTTGTTTATCACTCTGTGTTAATCAGTGCATTGTTGCTATCTGCTGTACTTTCTCTCTAATTCTACCGTAGGAAATCATCTGTAGTAGGCAGAATGTTTTATATACTCATAACATGCTGTGTATTTCTCAGGTTTTTGTTGTAGCAGCAGTTGGAATCACCCGGGCCATAGTGTCTATGACTGTCAGTGCATCCAGTGCTGCCACCATCATTGACAAAGTAAGAAACATTTTGTAACCTTTATGGGAGTTGAGTTGTTTCATTCCTTTCATTGGAAATCAAGGGCACAAACAATGTGATCCAAATGTAATGACAACCAAAATTCAGAACTTATTTCTGCCAAGTTAATTGAGAGGTATTTTGATACACAACAGACAACAAGTTATTAGTAATTTCTGATGGtgttgttaaatgtttgtttacatgagtAATGCACATCAGGCCTGTATTTTTAATCATGATCTGGttaacagaatataaaaaaacatttttcactttgactttctatacagtatgtgaatatACTTGTCAGATAATTTTAGAGATAAAACCTTGACACATAGTgaattaactgtttattttattttatttaatctgagcagattttttttttccatcccaATTTAGTGATGCAAAGATCTAGGTAAAAATCATGTTGTAAAAATATCTCTTGTAGaatgaacattttgttgttttacagctttgtttttttgtttgtttgtttttttgctagGTATGactcagtatttttttttaaagaaataatctTTCTGTTACTGGAAACATGTTCTGAGCTGTACAAGTCACAAGATattcatgtttactgtaaacaACAGTGAATGGTGTCCCTGCAGCAGAAAATAGCTTTCTCATGTACTGCTTTCTAACATGTTtgagtattattattattttgttttttgcaaaaaGAAATTGGGTATCTTGGAGTCTAACAGTATAACATAGGCGTTGATTTTTATATACAGGTAGTACATGACTGATTATAGTTTGCAGAATCAATACTGTGCCCTTATCGAATTAGGAGCATATTCTGTCACAGATGCGTCTTTTATTAAGTACTACCCAGAGCTTCAGCATGACTTTACAGGACTTTCATGTCTAAGAGGAAAGGCATGGCTGAGATTCTTCACATACCAGACAGATCCCCATGGACTTCACAGTGATGGGCCTGCTGTTCCCTTAGCTTACTGACATGGCTGAACTgttgaagaaaaacatacagattATTACATAATGCTCTGGAGTGTGACCTGATCTGTAAAGCTATGCATATGTTCTGGGTCAATATGTGTTAGAACACAACACAGCCGGTCTATTTTGCCACAGTGGATTCTCATGATGTTTGTCGTCTCTTTAGGTGCTGTGGGAAATCACCCGTTTCTTCTTGCTGGCTATTGAGCTCAGTGTTATCATTTTGGGACTGGCTTTTGGTTAGTTTGCTGTATTGGTTTCAGTTCTCatttacagtgtatttttaCCAATGTGGTTTGTTTTCACATGATgcatctgtttttaatgttattaggTCACCTGGAGAGCAAGTCCAGTATAAAGCGTGTGCTGGCCATTACTGCTGTGCTAGCTCTGGCCTACTCCATCACACAGGTAATGACAGAGGTCaaggatttaaaaaataatcctAAATAATGTTTTAGACTCTGTTGGGTATGTGATGAGGACAACAAAAGGGTAAGAAATGTATTTGAACTTGATAATGCGTTATTCCAGGGCACGCTAGAGATCCTGTATCCAGACAGTCACCTGTCTGCTGAGGACTTCAACATCTACGGTCACGGAGGACGGCACTTCTGGTTGGCCAGCTCCTGCTTCTTCTTTCTGGTCAGTAAGCAGTACCTACAGTATATGacagctgtaatatgagaagaaaaatgtaaaactaataCTAGACAAATAACTGATCACTGATGAGTAATGTTTGAATGATAATggaatcctttttttttttttaataggtGTACTCTTTGATTGTGATCTTGCCCAAAACTCCATTGAGGGAGAGGATATCTCTGCCATGTAAGTGTCAAGATTTCAGAAATTAGATCAAAATAAATTCAAAGGTAAACTGTATGTTTCACGTAATTATGAAAGGGAAAATTCATACCCATGAGGATGTGCTGCACTTTCTaatgtactactactactactgcatgATGCCATATAATTGTCCattaatctttgttttgcttCCACTGTGCAGCTAAGAGGAGTTTCTACGTGTATGCTGCCATCCTGTCTTTACTGAACCTTGTCCAGGGCCTGGGCAGTGCTCTGCTGTGTGCTGAAATAATAGAGGGACTCTGGTCAGTATAATCCCCATGACAACAGTCTGTAGTAGCAACAGTGTTCATATTTATCACAGAACTATGGATATAATATGATTTTCATGATTGCATCATTGAAATATTGAGTAAATATAGCCTCCTATAAAAGTATtgtaggaagaaaaaaataatgttgagTAAGACTTCTGAATTCAGAGAAGCTGTGGCTATAAAGCATTTAGTTGTGCTGCACAATCTTAGAAAAATGTCCTGGATTTTGAGCTGGGTGGCTGTTTTTAAAACCTCCTTGTAATTGCATTTTTTGGCTGAGTTGCAACAAGGGAGATGACTCACTGTGTTGGTGGTTGCAATAAAGTTCAGTGAAGTTTAGGGTGGGAAACGGTGAGAACATAAAATGTTTCCTACGGGGATGAGTTGTACTTTTAGCAAAAACCTATTGACTGTGCCTTCTGTATCTACTGAAGCTGATAATCTCCATATGCTCTGTAACTGTTAATGCAACTAATTACACAGTGTGTgattattttgtgtctttattttgtcttttctgaACCAGCTGTGTGGATGTCACCACCTTCCTGTACTTCTCAGCCTTTGCTCCGCTCATTTATGTCACATTCCTCAAAGGCTTTTTTGGGTAAGTAAGAAGAAtcatacaaaatataaagaatatagttgaaacatttttttttaaccccatTTGATCCCATCTCCTCCTTTATTACACTACTTCATTCTCTCCCACAGTTCAGAACCCAAGATCCTGTTCTCATACAAGTCACAGGTGGATGAGCCAGATGAAAGTGACGTCCACCTTCCCCCAACCGTTGCTACAACTCTTGGCCGCAAGGAGCTGACTGACCAGGGTCTGTACTACTCCTCCACCCAGATTGATGGGTCTGGTCCTGGCAACGCTGGTATGGTTGGAGCATACCTAGATGATGTTGCCTCCGGACCCTATGGGTCCAGCAGCATTAACAGCATTGAAGCTGACCGCTGGAGACCTGTCAATGCCTGAGTCCTTGTAGAGGAGgatggaagaagagagaaggtTATACGGGTTGGACtttacatttgtgtgtgaaGGTAGTGTGTTGGGTAGGATCAGAGGAGATGGCCAATAAAGAAATCCAGAACAGAGGAGTTGGACACAGGAAAGGTAATCTTGGTCTTTCTATGAGGCCAGGATAAGTTTAGAAGTGGACACATAAGGAGAGACCTTTTCTAGCCAATTATCTGGAGAACTGTGAATTTAGCAACTGCTTTTGTAACACTGTTGCCAGAGTGCACTGCTGCTGTAGCTCCACACTAGGAGTACTGTTCCTCACCGTGGGCCCTACAGACTCCATATTGATCCGGTTTCACCACTCTTTAATGTGGGAGCGCTTGCTGACTCGTCTCTGCGCGTTTTCTGTCATTCCAGCTTCCAGCATCAACTGCTCAATCCTCAATGATGAAGTTTTAGCCCCATTTTAAAAA includes these proteins:
- the tpra1 gene encoding transmembrane protein adipocyte-associated 1 homolog — translated: MLATVTAVVRFAQYNGSISPTPLENTSAFPTWQTDTEANVTKPHKCLQVLYDDIGNSRVRYWDILLLVPNVAFFVFLMWKLPSARAKIRLTSSPIFITFYLLVFVVAAVGITRAIVSMTVSASSAATIIDKVLWEITRFFLLAIELSVIILGLAFGHLESKSSIKRVLAITAVLALAYSITQGTLEILYPDSHLSAEDFNIYGHGGRHFWLASSCFFFLVYSLIVILPKTPLRERISLPSKRSFYVYAAILSLLNLVQGLGSALLCAEIIEGLCCVDVTTFLYFSAFAPLIYVTFLKGFFGSEPKILFSYKSQVDEPDESDVHLPPTVATTLGRKELTDQGLYYSSTQIDGSGPGNAGMVGAYLDDVASGPYGSSSINSIEADRWRPVNA